The Acidimicrobiia bacterium DNA window ACCGCCGGAAGGCCGCTCGGTCGTACATCGAGTCGGTCGGCGGGAATCTCCACGGGTTCTGGTACGCCTTCGGCACCCACGACGGCTACACCCTCTGGGAGGCCCCCGACAACGTGTCCATGGCCGCAGTTGCGCTGGCGATCAGCAGCGGCGGTGCGCTGAGCTCGTTGGAAACGACAGTCCTCCTGACCGTCGACGAAACGATGGATGCCCTGC harbors:
- a CDS encoding GYD domain-containing protein; translated protein: MPLYLSRFSYTPETWARLIGNPEDRRKAARSYIESVGGNLHGFWYAFGTHDGYTLWEAPDNVSMAAVALAISSGGALSSLETTVLLTVDETMDAL